From a region of the Deltaproteobacteria bacterium genome:
- a CDS encoding tetratricopeptide repeat protein, protein MLVTCPNCRKTLFTSLSSAAGENDYTICDSCNQKFSIDANGNVHNIGSPEAATLNSNSTSKPAEPAIRIKHHNANDEAPSIGQVTLANNTLATAKAEPAAVWVPPVVASMRNNNSDALAIATASKRKRQQSQLAAAAKLRMQNQTENTEIILRQKHYGRWIFLGLILLVISTALYLYFTSRFGAFIPINKITVTELVRKPRPETTLSQSILDLDLEPVPVALPEREKQRLKHERRAKREKTEHHEIAKVISKAATPKTPHEEITKAKTTSRGVLEHFAAANKTAVLANAKTKENGKSKTSKLQADSKNFEKPSNSLATNNTSIASNTTTSATKPAATTNTTSAKPELRVAKVKNINPVADQHYTLARKYLFKQQTEAAIKELKKAIAAAPDEARSYWLLGMAYNISGDEKKAVAAFERFVKLDPGHKDAPKARATISEYRKNH, encoded by the coding sequence ATGTTAGTAACCTGTCCAAATTGTCGTAAAACATTATTTACCAGCTTAAGCTCAGCTGCAGGTGAAAATGACTATACTATTTGTGATAGCTGTAATCAGAAATTCTCAATTGATGCTAATGGCAATGTTCACAATATTGGATCACCAGAAGCAGCAACATTAAATAGTAATTCAACGAGCAAACCCGCTGAACCTGCGATACGTATTAAGCACCATAATGCCAATGACGAGGCACCTTCAATTGGTCAAGTGACGTTGGCAAATAATACCTTGGCAACAGCTAAGGCAGAACCAGCGGCAGTTTGGGTGCCACCGGTAGTTGCTAGTATGCGCAATAATAATAGCGATGCGCTTGCTATAGCAACAGCTTCAAAACGCAAACGCCAGCAGTCTCAATTAGCTGCTGCCGCAAAATTGCGCATGCAAAATCAGACAGAAAATACCGAAATAATCTTACGCCAAAAACACTATGGTCGTTGGATATTTTTAGGTTTAATACTATTAGTTATATCTACTGCGTTATATCTTTATTTTACCTCTCGGTTTGGTGCTTTTATACCTATCAATAAAATTACCGTCACCGAGTTAGTACGAAAACCAAGACCTGAAACAACATTATCTCAATCAATATTAGACTTAGATTTAGAACCAGTTCCGGTAGCTTTGCCTGAACGCGAAAAGCAGCGATTAAAGCATGAACGGCGAGCCAAGCGAGAAAAAACTGAACATCATGAAATCGCTAAGGTGATAAGTAAAGCTGCAACGCCAAAGACACCACATGAGGAAATAACAAAAGCAAAGACTACGTCGCGTGGAGTTTTAGAACATTTTGCAGCAGCAAATAAAACAGCAGTACTTGCAAATGCTAAGACCAAAGAAAATGGCAAAAGTAAAACATCTAAGCTACAAGCTGACTCTAAAAATTTTGAAAAGCCATCAAATTCATTAGCCACAAACAATACTTCGATAGCTAGCAATACAACAACAAGCGCAACTAAACCTGCCGCAACAACAAATACGACATCAGCTAAACCTGAGTTACGTGTAGCAAAAGTAAAAAATATTAATCCAGTTGCCGATCAGCACTACACACTTGCACGCAAATATTTATTTAAACAACAAACAGAGGCAGCCATTAAAGAATTAAAAAAAGCTATAGCCGCAGCTCCTGATGAGGCGCGCTCATATTGGCTTTTAGGTATGGCGTATAATATATCTGGCGACGAGAAAAAGGCGGTTGCAGCTTTTGAGCGTTTTGTTAAACTTGATCCAGGACATAAAGACGCGCCAAAGGCGCGCGCAACTATTAGCGAATATCGAAAAAATCATTAA
- a CDS encoding DUF4931 domain-containing protein has protein sequence MDDEKPQLRYNLITGDWVIIAPKRGKRDNLEMQIPTVTMGSKYEESCPFCLGNDAATPTETIRISNNKSWSVRAVKNLFPALAAEGDLHRNGCSYERSMPGIGQHEVIIESPYHNDMVASLPVEHVRDILGVYLDRMRAFYADPRISHVIAFKNHGQTAGSTIDHPHSQIVGTPVIPGQVRVRIEEALRQYGQLGECMYCHCVRQELASGTRIIEATSDFVVLIPYAALSPYHIWIIPHRHSAYFGDISVAETTSLASILRRTLRRLNIALGNPHYNYVIRSLSPLEANVKYGHWYISIVVRLTRLAGFELGTGMFINPALPEESAARLRNVQID, from the coding sequence ATGGATGATGAAAAACCACAATTACGTTATAACCTAATAACTGGAGACTGGGTGATAATTGCGCCTAAGCGAGGCAAACGAGATAACCTAGAAATGCAAATCCCCACGGTCACTATGGGGTCAAAATACGAAGAATCGTGTCCTTTTTGTTTAGGAAATGATGCCGCTACTCCCACCGAAACGATACGCATTAGTAACAATAAAAGCTGGTCAGTTCGTGCGGTTAAAAATTTATTTCCTGCTTTAGCCGCAGAAGGTGATTTGCATCGCAACGGCTGTAGTTATGAACGCTCTATGCCGGGCATTGGACAGCATGAGGTAATAATCGAAAGTCCATATCACAATGATATGGTAGCATCATTGCCGGTTGAGCATGTCCGCGATATTTTAGGTGTGTATCTTGATCGTATGCGTGCTTTTTATGCCGACCCGCGTATTAGCCATGTAATAGCCTTTAAAAATCATGGACAAACAGCCGGTTCGACCATAGATCATCCGCACTCACAGATTGTAGGTACTCCGGTAATTCCTGGACAGGTTCGCGTGCGCATTGAAGAAGCCCTTAGGCAGTATGGGCAATTGGGTGAATGCATGTATTGTCACTGTGTTCGCCAAGAACTTGCTTCAGGTACGCGCATTATTGAAGCGACCTCAGATTTTGTCGTTTTAATTCCGTATGCGGCTCTATCGCCATATCATATTTGGATCATTCCACATCGCCATAGTGCATATTTTGGTGACATTTCGGTTGCAGAGACGACTTCTCTTGCTAGCATATTGCGCCGCACCTTGCGTCGTCTTAATATTGCACTGGGAAATCCCCATTATAATTATGTAATTCGCTCATTATCGCCTTTAGAAGCTAATGTTAAGTATGGTCACTGGTATATTTCTATAGTGGTCCGTTTGACCAGATTGGCTGGTTTTGAACTGGGGACAGGTATGTTTATTAATCCTGCCTTACCAGAAGAAAGCGCAGCACGGTTACGCAATGTACAAATTGACTGA
- a CDS encoding GAF domain-containing protein — protein MGVDATSAILAAIVSITVAIAVLVRRPQRILYQYFATFTLSLFFWHAAAIASRLSQSDLFNLKLIAALLLPPTAGLFFRELLREPRRSNSRLQRLIFFCSGLLALIGLSPLADEQQHLGIALIYRTFATTYVIGILAFILNGLYKRTKTARADEKKRLRFLFYGGLLTLVLACVGLFQGSDVLTALGHIAATFYVYFLYQSILARRLVDLVELLGKAAVLAVLTLVLASVYALLVLWVGTHQQGLWLFNTLVASFVILILFDQVRAWVEEGTAKLFFRQRYELRMLLRRLIRSLRIITELPEMRSLVLDTLHASGRASQLALYMQVEGDAAYMLYGHRGKIPPESLSMSQHPTLLSELRRDKKPVLIENLLSRQQDLPTFFTADDPSLQREIERTNEAIALMRQLRANAVIPMLIDDRILGLLCLGTEHISEAYSTDELTALLSVAEACAIIIENSQEYEKRRERDRLVAIGEMAAGMAHEIRNPLGAIKGAAQCLEPTGISVEAQDFISVIIEEVDRLNRVVSAFLEYARPYRGNPISANINEIINATIKLLNRDALPINANIDLKLAEDLPPVLIDPEQLKQVLINLIQNAIQATTTNGTVTISTLISLARVTNFKSGSLRFTDRSQVLIRVRDNGPGIKPDDLPRVFVPFFTTKSSGTGLGLAICQRIIENGGGRIEVHSTLGKGATFTIRLPAANSNLS, from the coding sequence ATGGGCGTAGATGCCACAAGTGCCATTCTTGCAGCAATTGTCTCGATTACCGTGGCAATCGCAGTACTCGTACGTCGACCGCAACGTATATTATACCAATATTTTGCCACATTTACCCTCTCATTATTCTTTTGGCATGCTGCTGCCATTGCCTCAAGATTATCGCAATCTGATCTTTTTAACCTTAAATTGATAGCAGCTCTACTATTGCCACCCACTGCAGGCCTGTTCTTTCGAGAACTACTGCGTGAACCTCGCCGTAGCAACTCACGCCTACAACGCCTTATTTTCTTTTGTTCTGGCTTGTTAGCACTCATCGGCTTGTCACCACTAGCTGATGAACAACAACATTTGGGTATTGCTTTAATATATCGAACCTTCGCGACCACCTATGTCATTGGAATTTTAGCATTTATCCTCAATGGTCTATACAAACGCACCAAAACAGCAAGGGCTGACGAAAAAAAACGCCTACGTTTTTTATTTTATGGTGGCTTATTAACTTTAGTATTAGCCTGCGTTGGTCTATTTCAAGGCAGCGATGTCTTAACTGCTTTAGGCCATATTGCGGCAACTTTTTATGTCTATTTTCTTTATCAATCAATTTTAGCACGACGATTGGTAGACCTAGTTGAGTTATTGGGTAAGGCCGCAGTACTTGCAGTATTGACCTTGGTTTTAGCCAGTGTATATGCGCTGCTAGTACTTTGGGTAGGTACTCATCAACAAGGTTTATGGCTATTTAATACTTTAGTAGCGAGTTTTGTTATTCTTATTCTCTTTGATCAAGTTCGCGCTTGGGTCGAAGAAGGCACCGCCAAATTATTTTTTCGCCAACGCTACGAACTACGAATGTTATTGCGGCGTTTGATTCGGTCACTAAGAATTATAACTGAGTTGCCTGAAATGCGCTCTTTAGTACTCGATACTTTGCATGCTTCGGGTCGTGCCAGCCAATTAGCTTTATATATGCAAGTAGAAGGTGACGCCGCATATATGCTTTATGGTCACCGTGGCAAAATACCACCAGAATCTTTAAGTATGAGTCAACACCCAACTTTATTAAGTGAATTGCGCCGCGATAAAAAACCGGTGCTCATTGAAAATCTATTATCGCGTCAGCAAGATCTGCCAACTTTTTTTACCGCTGATGACCCAAGTTTGCAGCGCGAAATTGAGCGTACCAATGAAGCTATTGCGTTAATGCGCCAGCTACGCGCCAATGCCGTAATCCCCATGCTTATTGATGATCGCATTTTGGGCCTTTTATGTCTTGGTACTGAGCATATTTCCGAAGCCTACTCAACCGATGAATTAACTGCATTGCTTTCAGTTGCCGAAGCCTGCGCCATCATTATTGAGAATTCACAAGAATATGAAAAACGCCGTGAACGTGACCGACTTGTTGCTATTGGTGAAATGGCCGCTGGTATGGCTCATGAAATCCGTAACCCCTTAGGGGCAATAAAAGGTGCGGCACAGTGCCTTGAACCAACTGGCATATCAGTTGAAGCTCAAGATTTTATTAGTGTCATCATTGAAGAAGTCGACCGCTTAAATCGAGTAGTAAGCGCTTTTCTTGAATATGCACGTCCCTATCGAGGTAATCCCATTTCAGCAAATATAAACGAAATTATCAATGCTACGATAAAATTGTTAAATCGTGATGCGCTTCCTATCAACGCCAATATTGATCTTAAACTTGCTGAAGATTTACCTCCAGTACTGATCGACCCCGAACAACTTAAACAAGTGTTAATCAACTTAATACAAAATGCCATCCAAGCTACGACTACAAATGGGACGGTTACGATTAGCACTCTCATTAGTCTTGCTAGAGTCACTAACTTTAAATCTGGCTCTTTGCGTTTTACTGATCGCTCCCAGGTGTTAATTCGTGTACGCGATAACGGCCCTGGTATTAAACCAGACGATTTGCCACGTGTTTTTGTGCCATTTTTTACAACAAAATCTTCAGGCACTGGTCTTGGTTTAGCAATATGTCAACGTATTATCGAAAATGGCGGTGGTCGCATCGAAGTCCACTCTACTCTTGGCAAAGGCGCAACTTTCACCATACGTTTGCCAGCAGCCAATTCAAATCTTAGCTAA
- a CDS encoding DNA alkylation repair protein, which yields MPNVPNDTINIVNLQKALRAIADPAKAEVIRKFFKTGKNDYIQDDIFLGITVPKMRQIAKSFAKLALTQVIFLLQSRFHEERFTALLIMMQHYQTGNQSQKERVVKVYLKNTKYINAWDLVDLSAPAILGDWLLTKNRQILYKLIKSQLYWERRIAIVATFAFIRAQDASDTFKLAKLLLNDKHDLIHKAVGWMLREVGKRIDKELLRDFLQQNLTQMPRTALRYAIEHFSATERKQWLAKI from the coding sequence ATGCCAAATGTGCCAAATGATACAATCAATATAGTTAATCTACAAAAAGCTTTACGTGCTATAGCTGATCCTGCTAAAGCTGAAGTAATTCGCAAATTTTTTAAAACAGGTAAAAACGACTATATTCAAGACGACATATTTTTGGGGATAACCGTACCCAAGATGCGTCAAATTGCAAAAAGCTTTGCAAAGCTTGCTTTAACGCAGGTTATTTTTTTATTGCAATCACGCTTTCATGAAGAGAGATTTACGGCATTATTGATTATGATGCAGCATTACCAAACTGGTAATCAATCACAAAAAGAACGAGTGGTTAAAGTTTATCTAAAAAATACTAAATATATTAACGCATGGGATTTGGTGGATTTAAGCGCCCCGGCAATTTTAGGCGATTGGTTGTTAACTAAAAACCGTCAAATTTTGTATAAACTAATTAAATCACAGTTGTACTGGGAAAGGCGTATTGCTATCGTTGCAACTTTTGCTTTTATACGTGCACAAGACGCTAGTGATACTTTTAAATTGGCAAAACTTTTACTTAATGACAAACATGATTTAATTCATAAAGCCGTAGGCTGGATGCTGCGCGAAGTAGGTAAACGCATCGACAAAGAATTATTGCGCGACTTTTTACAACAAAATTTAACCCAAATGCCACGCACAGCTTTAAGGTATGCGATAGAGCATTTTTCTGCAACTGAACGTAAACAATGGTTAGCTAAGATTTGA